CGGTCGCTCACGCTATCCATCGCATTTTGCGTGCAACCTGCAAAGCCAAGCTCGCTTGCAACGATGCTCCTATCTATCTTGTGCGGCGTGCCTGCAAGGGCTGCTGAGCCAAGCGGGCTTAGGTTGTTTCGCTCATACGAGCTGACAAATCGCTCAAAATCCCTCTTAAACATAAACGCGTAGGCTAGCAAATGGTAGCTAAGGCTTACTGGCTGGGCATGCTGAAGGTGCGTGTAGCCTGGCATTAGCGTATCTTTGTGGTTTTTGGCTAAATTTGTAAGCGTGGCGATGAGCTCTTTAATGAGAGATGAAATTTCTAAATTTTTCTTCAAAACGTAAAATTTAAAATCAAGCGCGACCTGATCATTTCTACTTCTAGCTGTGTGTAGTCTGCCGCCAAGCTCAGCTCCGATGATCTCGCTAAGGCGCTTTTCAACCGCCATGTGGATATCCTCATCCTCTATCTTAAAAGCAAATTTACCAGCCCTTATCTCAGCTAAAACCTCATCAAGCCCCTTGATGATCGCCTCTGACTCATCTTTTTTCAAAATTCCGCAAATTCCTAGCATTTTAGCGTGCGCCTTACTGCCAGCGATGTCCTCTTCAAAAAGATTTTTATCAAAATTTATAGAAGCGTTAAATTCCTCAAGCAACTTCGAGCTAGCCTCGCTAAATCTGCCCTCCCACATCTTTTTATGTGCGTTTTCATCTTTTTTCATAGCTTTGCCTTTGATTAGTTTTGCGTGATTTTAACAAAAAGGTGCTTAACTAGGCTTTTACGAGCATTTTAAAAATAAATTTTTGGTCAAAAAAGTGAAATGTAATATAAAAATTATGCTAGAGTAGTAAAAAAGTTATATATATAATTTACATTTAAGGTTATTAAAATATAATTCGCCCAGCAACTTTTTAAAAACTATTTCAAGTTTTTTGATTTATTGCCGATATAGTTTTAAATGGAGAAATAAACTAAAAAGGAAGGACGATATGCAAATAGATGCAAATATGAACTCAAATGTTTTCTATCATAACGGCTACACATCTATATCATCAAGTAGCGCTAAAATCAGCATATTAGTATCTTCTGGTTATGGCACAAAAGATATCGTTAGAAGTAATGATGTGCATGTCGAACAAAGAGAAGAAGTTAGACAAAAACCTACAATTATTAGAAAAGAAGATGTCACAGAGTTACAAAAAAATTTAGAAAAATTACAAGATCAAAGAAGCGATATAGCTGATCAAATTTCAAGCATCCAGCACCTGAAAGATCGTGATTCTATGCAGATGCTTCATCATCTAAATTTAGAACAATCAAGCATTCAGAATAACATTTTAAGTATTAAAACTCAAATGACAGAAATGGTACAGGCTTAAGACTAAGCCTTACCGATAATAGTTCTTAGAACTAAACAAAAATCCTCTAAAAAGTATCCCATTGACTTATAGAAGTTACTGTTAGCATTTTGTTCAAGCTCTTTTGCAAGTTGCTCGGCATATGGCAAGAAAAAAGAGAGGCTAAAAGCAGCAAGAAGCTGCATAGACTCTTTTGTCGCCTCTTTTTTTAAGATATTTGCTATCAAAATGAGCTGATTTGAGATGCTATCAACCTCGCCCATTTTTGGCTCAAAATTTATAGCCTTATAAAATTGTGCCAAATCATCTTTTGCACTTGAAAAATAGTAGCTTGCTTCAAATTTTGCCTTTAAAATGACAAAATCATCACACAGAGCTGCACTGCTCTCATCTTTGATAAATTTAGCGTAAAGCTCATTTCCTTTTACGTTCGCATCACTCTTTGTCTGCGTTATCCACGCACTTGTCTTTTTGATACGCATAAAAGATGAGACGCCCAAGATGCCATTAAAATTTGTAGCAAGTGCAGCAGCTACGACGCTGTAAAGCTCTCCAAGTCTCAAATTTAGTCCTTAAGCTTCAAATATCTAAGTCTAAGCGCATTTAGCACGACAGTGACCGAGCTTAAGCACATCGCCATAGAGCCATAAACTGGGCTTAGAAGTAGTCCAAATACTGGATAGAGCACGCCAGCAGCCACTGGTATGCAAATGGCGTTATACATAAATGCCCAAAACAAATTCTCTTTTATGTTAGCAATAGTCGCATTTGCAAGCTTTACAAGCCCACTTACGCCACGCAGATCGTTTTTTACAAGCACGATATCGCCAGCGCCTTTAGCGATGTCTGAGCCTGAGTTCATAGCGATGCCAACGCTTGCTTCTTTAAGCGATGGCGAGTCGTTTATGCCGTCCCCTACAAAGATCACGCCACCTCGGCTCATGAGCTCTTTTACCTTGTTAAATTTATCCTCAGGCAGCATATTTGCATAATATTCGCTCACATTTAGCTTGCTAGCGATATTTGCCACTACTTTTTTATCATCACCTGAGAGGATCACGCTTTGTAAATTTAGCCTTGAAAGCTCGTTTATAACGTCATTTGCTTCATTTTTTAGCTCATCACTTAGCGTTAAAAAGCCGCTAAATTTTTGATTTAGCGCACAAAGTATGACGCCGCTTCCATCATTTGCAGCCTCTTTTATCGCTTCACTATCAGCTTCATTTAGCAAGATATCGTTTGCCGCAAGCAGCTTTTCGTTACCTATTATTATCTTGTTGCTCTCATCTTCATAGACGATGCCTTGACCAACTACGTTTTGGAATTTACCATTTAGCTTTTGTAAATTTATGTAATTTTGTTTTGCGTATCTTACGATCGCTTTTGAGATCGGATGCTCGCTTAAATTTTCAGCAGATGCCACTAGCTCTAGCTCTTTTTCGCTCAAATTTGAACTTTTGACGCTAATTAGCCCCTTACTTAGCGTGCCAGTTTTGTCAAATGCTACAAATTTAGCATCTTTTATAAGCTCCAAAACCTCTGGATTTTTCACCAAAATCCCAGCTTTTGCGCCGCGAGCAAGAGAGCTTACGATTGCTATTGGCGTAGCAAGTCCTAGTGCGCATGGGCATGAGATGATAAGCACGCAGATCGCGCTAGAGATCGCATAGGCGAAATTTCCACTAAAAATTATCCATATTAAAAATGTAAGAACTGAGATCGCCACCACACTTGGTACAAAGATGTTTGCTATCTTATCAGCCAGCCGTCCGATAGGCATCTTTTTGGAGCTAGCGTCGCTTAGTAGGTTTAAAATTTGAGATAGCAAGCTCTCGTAAGAGCTCTTCGTCACTTTTACGCTTATGTA
This genomic stretch from Campylobacter concisus harbors:
- the argH gene encoding argininosuccinate lyase — translated: MKKDENAHKKMWEGRFSEASSKLLEEFNASINFDKNLFEEDIAGSKAHAKMLGICGILKKDESEAIIKGLDEVLAEIRAGKFAFKIEDEDIHMAVEKRLSEIIGAELGGRLHTARSRNDQVALDFKFYVLKKNLEISSLIKELIATLTNLAKNHKDTLMPGYTHLQHAQPVSLSYHLLAYAFMFKRDFERFVSSYERNNLSPLGSAALAGTPHKIDRSIVASELGFAGCTQNAMDSVSDRDFALEILFNISVFMTHASRLCEELILWSSQEFGFVSISDAYSTGSSIMPQKKNPDVAELIRGKTGRVNGNLVALLTTMKGLPLAYNKDMQEDKEGVFDSVATILSSATILNEMIKTAKFNEKNMLKATKTGHLSATDLADYLVREKNIPFRTAHFITGKAVAKAESLGLDLSELNKEQLKSVDENLDENAIKFLDLHASKEARTSKGGTANKSIEEQIKILDDWLK
- a CDS encoding heavy metal translocating P-type ATPase; the protein is MPLKVKLNIAGMSCVNCSNAIEKVSKKIDGVLEANVNFANASGEFVLKDASVREVLEQKIKKLGYFVATNIDEFEAKRDEHITSIRNKFIFAFIASIVIMALEMFAPHNLLINLLMLVLAFLVLAFSGKDFFAHAIEAVKNKNYDMNVLVALGSGSAFLYSLFVVIFSNFIPDDLKNVYISGAAMIITFVLLGKYLEERSKAKAGDYLKTLLKISPKTAFLVMPDGQSKEVNVNELKVGDIVIVKNGYNIPSDGVIVQGGAEIDASMLTGESLPVYKEVGDSVFAGTLNTNGYISVKVTKSSYESLLSQILNLLSDASSKKMPIGRLADKIANIFVPSVVAISVLTFLIWIIFSGNFAYAISSAICVLIISCPCALGLATPIAIVSSLARGAKAGILVKNPEVLELIKDAKFVAFDKTGTLSKGLISVKSSNLSEKELELVASAENLSEHPISKAIVRYAKQNYINLQKLNGKFQNVVGQGIVYEDESNKIIIGNEKLLAANDILLNEADSEAIKEAANDGSGVILCALNQKFSGFLTLSDELKNEANDVINELSRLNLQSVILSGDDKKVVANIASKLNVSEYYANMLPEDKFNKVKELMSRGGVIFVGDGINDSPSLKEASVGIAMNSGSDIAKGAGDIVLVKNDLRGVSGLVKLANATIANIKENLFWAFMYNAICIPVAAGVLYPVFGLLLSPVYGSMAMCLSSVTVVLNALRLRYLKLKD
- a CDS encoding oxidoreductase, whose translation is MRLGELYSVVAAALATNFNGILGVSSFMRIKKTSAWITQTKSDANVKGNELYAKFIKDESSAALCDDFVILKAKFEASYYFSSAKDDLAQFYKAINFEPKMGEVDSISNQLILIANILKKEATKESMQLLAAFSLSFFLPYAEQLAKELEQNANSNFYKSMGYFLEDFCLVLRTIIGKA